A genome region from Natronosalvus rutilus includes the following:
- a CDS encoding HVO_A0556 family zinc finger protein, with protein sequence MATRIADGRQLLVALEGEPCPSCRAGSLVRTEYKGNSAVCCEECGTPRVQLW encoded by the coding sequence ATGGCAACACGCATCGCCGACGGACGGCAGTTATTGGTCGCCCTCGAGGGGGAACCCTGTCCGTCCTGTCGGGCCGGATCGCTCGTTCGAACGGAGTACAAGGGCAACAGCGCGGTCTGTTGTGAGGAGTGTGGGACGCCGCGGGTCCAGCTCTGGTAA
- a CDS encoding MBL fold metallo-hydrolase: protein MTFHRISLGNTVFEGANNAYLFDGEATVLLDTGVAVPDTRAELEAGLRELEVEFADLDAIVLTHYHADHTGLAGEIQAESGATVHAHAADAPLIAHDEDAWDELEARQRRLFADWGMSSDAREELLAFLDAGEEMGIYGESVDVMAFEDGDHLSFGDLALEVRHAPGHTAGLSCFVPADAPEEVYTGDALLPEYTPNVGGADVRLEGALSAYVETLETLIEADYSRAWPGHREPIDDPAARARYILAHHEERAYRVADALADAGSAAAWTISARLFGDLADIHILHGPGEAYAHLEHLRERGAVAADGERGEADDDASSVRYRLTDDGRSRLESLTDGRWPLSDAVR from the coding sequence ATGACGTTTCACCGGATTTCCCTCGGGAACACCGTCTTCGAGGGAGCCAACAACGCGTATCTGTTCGACGGCGAGGCGACCGTCCTGCTCGATACGGGCGTCGCCGTCCCGGACACCCGGGCCGAACTCGAGGCGGGCCTTCGCGAACTGGAGGTCGAGTTCGCGGATCTCGACGCAATAGTCCTCACCCATTACCACGCCGACCACACCGGCCTCGCCGGCGAGATCCAGGCCGAGAGCGGGGCGACCGTCCACGCTCACGCCGCCGACGCACCGCTGATCGCCCACGACGAGGACGCCTGGGACGAACTCGAGGCACGTCAGCGACGGCTGTTCGCCGACTGGGGTATGTCGAGCGACGCGCGCGAGGAACTCCTCGCGTTTCTCGACGCCGGCGAGGAGATGGGAATTTACGGCGAGTCCGTCGACGTGATGGCGTTCGAGGACGGCGACCACCTCTCGTTCGGCGACCTGGCGCTCGAGGTTCGTCACGCACCCGGACACACGGCCGGCCTGAGCTGTTTCGTACCCGCCGACGCACCCGAGGAGGTCTACACCGGCGACGCCCTCCTCCCCGAATACACCCCGAACGTCGGCGGCGCCGACGTCCGCCTCGAGGGAGCACTCTCGGCGTACGTGGAGACACTCGAGACGCTGATCGAGGCCGACTACTCACGCGCCTGGCCGGGCCACCGCGAACCGATCGACGACCCCGCAGCACGCGCTCGCTACATCCTGGCTCACCACGAAGAGCGTGCCTACCGGGTCGCGGACGCGCTGGCCGACGCCGGCTCCGCAGCTGCCTGGACGATCAGCGCCCGGCTCTTCGGCGACCTCGCGGACATCCACATCCTCCACGGGCCCGGCGAGGCGTACGCCCACCTCGAACACCTGCGTGAACGCGGCGCCGTAGCCGCCGACGGCGAAAGAGGTGAGGCTGACGACGATGCCTCGAGCGTCCGCTACCGACTCACGGACGACGGGCGGTCCCGACTCGAGTCCCTGACCGACGGCCGCTGGCCGCTCTCGGACGCCGTCCGCTAA
- a CDS encoding DUF1931 family protein, with translation MADLIVKAAVKEALDDKNVASDFYEALDEEVSELLEDAARRAEDNDRKTVQPRDL, from the coding sequence ATGGCAGACCTTATCGTCAAAGCCGCCGTAAAGGAAGCACTCGATGACAAGAACGTCGCTTCGGATTTCTACGAAGCACTCGACGAGGAAGTGTCCGAGCTGCTCGAGGACGCTGCCCGACGTGCCGAAGACAACGACCGGAAGACGGTCCAGCCCCGCGACCTGTAA
- a CDS encoding PQQ-binding-like beta-propeller repeat protein, which yields MPTFDRRSVIVSGSALLTTGVFATVGSGSAENDTENSSDAGTDGETEIVTESTFNAEPSDGWYSFYANSGSTRAVSAANEPSALEGVAWSYGNVEANDGIAISDGRVYRHDGNDRIHALDAETGSLQWVSPDIGADDGPNLAPVVVGDWVFVGGEALTALDADTGAVRWRQWFGEGEEAPSVYQPEFANGLLYVCGDDDERLYAVNPDDGSIAWERHSIDEIDEGDSLLGRFDTFHAYSLAVTDDAVYATVGIDGDTAHVVALDPETGDTLWVSETGWMWQMRPVATDQYVLIHDGNSREVLLLDPETGETVGSVSSRRSTFAADDVLAFATIGEDQTLRMTNLDTGSDGSSERWSVDEMRLYSDPVVVGETVIAITADWNGNEFLKGYRVEDGSEAWCLHLEDVPQFEDDHRVLRDHLAVSDGTVYLGGEDGLFAVR from the coding sequence ATGCCGACATTCGACAGACGAAGCGTTATCGTATCCGGATCGGCCCTGTTGACGACTGGCGTCTTCGCGACGGTGGGTTCGGGAAGCGCGGAGAACGACACGGAGAACTCGAGCGACGCGGGTACTGACGGCGAAACGGAAATTGTCACCGAATCGACATTCAACGCCGAACCGTCCGACGGCTGGTACTCGTTTTACGCGAATAGCGGCAGTACGCGTGCAGTCTCCGCCGCGAACGAACCGAGCGCACTCGAGGGGGTCGCCTGGAGTTACGGAAACGTAGAGGCGAACGACGGGATTGCCATCAGCGACGGGCGTGTGTACCGCCACGATGGCAACGATCGGATTCACGCCCTCGATGCCGAAACGGGCTCGCTGCAGTGGGTGAGTCCCGACATCGGAGCCGACGACGGTCCGAACCTCGCACCGGTCGTCGTCGGGGACTGGGTCTTCGTCGGCGGCGAGGCGCTGACTGCCCTCGACGCCGACACCGGGGCCGTTCGATGGCGGCAGTGGTTCGGCGAGGGCGAAGAGGCGCCGTCGGTCTACCAGCCGGAGTTCGCCAACGGACTGCTCTACGTCTGTGGTGACGACGACGAGCGACTGTACGCGGTCAACCCGGACGACGGATCGATCGCGTGGGAACGCCATTCGATCGACGAGATCGACGAAGGCGATTCCCTTCTCGGCCGGTTCGACACGTTCCATGCGTACTCGCTGGCCGTTACGGACGACGCGGTCTACGCGACGGTCGGCATCGACGGAGACACGGCTCACGTCGTCGCGCTCGATCCGGAGACCGGCGACACGCTGTGGGTATCCGAGACCGGCTGGATGTGGCAGATGCGCCCCGTGGCGACCGATCAGTACGTCCTGATTCACGACGGAAACAGCAGAGAAGTGTTGCTCCTGGACCCGGAAACGGGCGAGACTGTGGGCTCGGTTTCGTCCCGCAGGAGCACCTTCGCCGCCGACGACGTCCTCGCGTTCGCAACGATCGGCGAGGATCAGACGCTCCGTATGACGAACCTCGACACCGGATCCGACGGCTCGAGCGAGCGCTGGTCCGTCGACGAAATGCGCCTGTACAGCGACCCGGTCGTCGTGGGGGAAACGGTCATCGCGATCACGGCCGACTGGAACGGCAACGAGTTCCTCAAGGGTTACCGCGTCGAAGACGGTAGCGAAGCGTGGTGTCTCCACCTCGAGGACGTGCCGCAGTTCGAAGACGATCACCGCGTCCTCCGTGATCACCTCGCAGTGAGCGACGGAACGGTCTATCTTGGCGGGGAGGACGGACTGTTCGCGGTTCGCTGA